A DNA window from Hordeum vulgare subsp. vulgare chromosome 1H, MorexV3_pseudomolecules_assembly, whole genome shotgun sequence contains the following coding sequences:
- the LOC123413167 gene encoding transcription initiation factor IIB-like, translated as MYTSTSSAADERVYCPECHRATEVVLDHATGDTICTECALVLDAHYIDECSEWRNFADDGGGDDRDPSRVGASRDPFLNAKLSTVIVYSNKSSATGVGANALPRMSVRDADASAASENTLVDGFRGIADMADRLGLVATIRDLAKETFKKLYDAKGSPRGRKRDAVYAACLYIACRNLGMPRTYKELASVTAGGAESKKDIGKMTTHIKRLLGEEDGQVMDIGVVSASDYLRRFCSRLGLGNQEVRDAQEAVRKVEEGLDVRRNPESVAAAIIYMVVQRAGAGRSVKDVSVATGVAEGTIKEAHKDLSPHAQMLFG; from the coding sequence ATGTACACCAGCACCAGCTCTGCTGCCGACGAGCGAGTGTACTGCCCGGAGTGCCACCGCGCGACGGAGGTTGTGCTCGACCACGCCACCGGCGACACAATCTGCACCGAGTGCGCGCTGGTTCTCGACGCGCACTACATCGACGAGTGTTCCGAGTGGCGCAACTTCgcggacgacggcggcggcgacgaccgcGACCCCAGCCGCGTCGGCGCGTCCAGAGACCCCTTCCTCAACGCTAAACTCTCCACGGTCAttgtctactccaacaagtcctccGCCACCGGCGTGGGGGCCAACGCCCTGCCGAGGATGTCGGTGCGCGATGCCGACGCTAGCGCGGCGTCCGAAAACACCCTCGTCGACGGCTTCCGCGGCATCGCTGACATGGCCGACCGGCTTGGACTCGTGGCCACGATCCGGGACCTGGCCAAGGAGACGTTCAAGAAGCTGTACGATGCCAAGGGCTCCCCTCGCGGCCGGAAGCGGGACGCCGTCTACGCTGCCTGCCTCTACATCGCCTGCCGCAACCTCGGCATGCCACGCACGTACAAGGAGCTCGCCTCCGTCACCGCTGGGGGCGCGGAATCGAAGAAGGACATTGGCAAGATGACGACACACATCAAGAGGCTCCTTGGGGAGGAGGACGGCCAGGTGATGGACATCGGCGTCGTGAGCGCCTCCGACTACCTGCGCCGCTTCTGCTCCCGGCTCGGCCTGGGAAACCAGGAGGTGCGCGACGCGCAGGAGGCAGTGCGGAAGGTCGAGGAAGGCCTCGACGTGCGCCGCAACCCGGAGTCCGTCGCCGCCGCCATCATCTACATGGTTGTGCAGCGTGCTGGCGCCGGCAGGTCCGTCAAGGACGTGTCCGTGGCCACCGGCGTCGCCGAGGGCACCATCAAGGAGGCGCACAAAGACCTCAGTCCGCACGCCCAGATGCTCTTCGGCTGA